In a genomic window of Quercus lobata isolate SW786 chromosome 4, ValleyOak3.0 Primary Assembly, whole genome shotgun sequence:
- the LOC115984093 gene encoding scarecrow-like protein 3 isoform X1 — MAGTQDARYSATPSSSQWMSLSPGLGSPIGTPLSEKLGVELLRMIEECGYHVAESNMPNANIMLELISRLASANGSPIQRIAAYVIEAFAERMLKTKFPGLYNAFNSTKISLVSEENVAQRLFYNVCPFIKVAYLITNQAIIEAMEGEKRVHIIDLYSFEPEQWIDLLHTFKARPEGPPCLTITGIHDQRVLLEQMAVRLMTEASKLEIPFHFIPIVSKLENVDTESFCVNAGEAIAISAAFQLHSLLAFDEEVPRRISPVASKRPLRKFLDEVSPDFTSPSSILSPSFLAKMRNFLSFLRRLSPKVMVIAEQEANHNGFSLTERVKEALDFYAPLFDCLDSIRSIAPTERQMIEKMIFGDEIKNIIACEGVERKERHEKLEKWILRLEQAGFGRVELSYYNSINARKYLQNYGNDGYNIKEKDGYIVLCWNRCPLFSISAWQFGRQK; from the coding sequence ATGGCAGGAACCCAAGATGCAAGGTATTCTGCAACTCCATCATCCTCTCAATGGATGTCACTGTCTCCTGGTTTAGGATCACCGATTGGAACACCACTATCTGAGAAATTGGGCGTGGAATTGTTAAGAATGATTGAAGAATGTGGTTATCATGTAGCTGAAAGTAATATGCCTAATGCTAATATCATGCTTGAGCTTATTTCCCGTCTTGCCTCTGCTAATGGCTCCCCCATTCAGCGAATTGCAGCATATGTCATCGAGGCATTTGCTGAAAGGATgctgaaaacaaaatttcctgGTCTTTACAATGCCTTCAATTCGACAAAAATATCATTAGTCTCCGAGGAAAATGTTGCTCAAAGATTGTTCTATAACGTTTGCCCTTTCATAAAAGTCGCATATTTGATCACGAACCAAGCCATTATAGAAGCTATGGAGGGCGAGAAGCGGGTTCATATTATTGATCTCTATTCATTTGAACCTGAACAGTGGATTGATCTTCTTCATACATTTAAAGCGCGGCCAGAGGGGCCGCCCTGTTTGACAATTACTGGTATCCATGACCAGAGAGTATTGTTAGAGCAAATGGCTGTTCGGTTGATGACAGAAGCTTCTAAGTTAGAAATTCCATTTCACTTCATTCCTATAGTGAGCAAATTAGAGAATGTTGATACTGAAAGTTTTTGTGTTAACGCCGGGGAAGCTATTGCAATCAGCGCTGCATTTCAGCTTCATTCTCTCTTGGCTTTTGACGAGGAAGTGCCAAGAAGGATTTCACCTGTGGCATCAAAGAGGCCTTTACGGAAGTTTCTCGACGAGGTAAGTCCTGATTTCACCTCTCCATCATCCATACTATCTCCAagttttttagcaaaaatgagAAACTTTCTAAGTTTTCTTCGGCGCCTCTCACCGAAGGTGATGGTGATAGCTGAGCAGGAGGCAAACCATAATGGTTTTAGTTTAACTGAGAGAGTCAAGGAAGCATTGGACTTCTATGCTCCTCTCTTCGATTGCTTAGACTCCATTCGATCAATAGCACCAACGGAGAGACAAATGATAGAGAAGATGATTTTTGGAgatgaaattaaaaacatcatagCATGCGAGGGAGTGGAGAGAAAGGAGAGGCATGAAAAGCTTGAGAAATGGATTCTAAGGCTTGAGCAGGCTGGTTTTGGCCGGGTGGAATTGAGCTATTACAACAGTATAAATGCTAGGAAGTATTTACAGAACTATGGCAATGATGGTTATAACATCAAAGAAAAGGATGGATATATTGTTCTCTGCTGGAACAGGTGTCCCTTATTTTCCATTTCAGCTTGGCAGTTCGGGAGACAAAAATGA
- the LOC115984093 gene encoding scarecrow-like protein 3 isoform X2: MAGTQDARYSATPSSSQWMSLSPGLGSPIGTPLSEKLGVELLRMIEECGYHVAESNMPNANIMLELISRLASANGSPIQRIAAYVIEAFAERMLKTKFPGLYNAFNSTKISLVSEENVAQRLFYNVCPFIKVAYLITNQAIIEAMEGEKRVHIIDLYSFEPEQWIDLLHTFKARPEGPPCLTITGIHDQRVLLEQMAVRLMTEASKLEIPFHFIPIVSKLENVDTESFCVNAGEAIAISAAFQLHSLLAFDEEVPRRISPVASKRPLRKFLDEVMVIAEQEANHNGFSLTERVKEALDFYAPLFDCLDSIRSIAPTERQMIEKMIFGDEIKNIIACEGVERKERHEKLEKWILRLEQAGFGRVELSYYNSINARKYLQNYGNDGYNIKEKDGYIVLCWNRCPLFSISAWQFGRQK; encoded by the exons ATGGCAGGAACCCAAGATGCAAGGTATTCTGCAACTCCATCATCCTCTCAATGGATGTCACTGTCTCCTGGTTTAGGATCACCGATTGGAACACCACTATCTGAGAAATTGGGCGTGGAATTGTTAAGAATGATTGAAGAATGTGGTTATCATGTAGCTGAAAGTAATATGCCTAATGCTAATATCATGCTTGAGCTTATTTCCCGTCTTGCCTCTGCTAATGGCTCCCCCATTCAGCGAATTGCAGCATATGTCATCGAGGCATTTGCTGAAAGGATgctgaaaacaaaatttcctgGTCTTTACAATGCCTTCAATTCGACAAAAATATCATTAGTCTCCGAGGAAAATGTTGCTCAAAGATTGTTCTATAACGTTTGCCCTTTCATAAAAGTCGCATATTTGATCACGAACCAAGCCATTATAGAAGCTATGGAGGGCGAGAAGCGGGTTCATATTATTGATCTCTATTCATTTGAACCTGAACAGTGGATTGATCTTCTTCATACATTTAAAGCGCGGCCAGAGGGGCCGCCCTGTTTGACAATTACTGGTATCCATGACCAGAGAGTATTGTTAGAGCAAATGGCTGTTCGGTTGATGACAGAAGCTTCTAAGTTAGAAATTCCATTTCACTTCATTCCTATAGTGAGCAAATTAGAGAATGTTGATACTGAAAGTTTTTGTGTTAACGCCGGGGAAGCTATTGCAATCAGCGCTGCATTTCAGCTTCATTCTCTCTTGGCTTTTGACGAGGAAGTGCCAAGAAGGATTTCACCTGTGGCATCAAAGAGGCCTTTACGGAAGTTTCTCGACGAG GTGATGGTGATAGCTGAGCAGGAGGCAAACCATAATGGTTTTAGTTTAACTGAGAGAGTCAAGGAAGCATTGGACTTCTATGCTCCTCTCTTCGATTGCTTAGACTCCATTCGATCAATAGCACCAACGGAGAGACAAATGATAGAGAAGATGATTTTTGGAgatgaaattaaaaacatcatagCATGCGAGGGAGTGGAGAGAAAGGAGAGGCATGAAAAGCTTGAGAAATGGATTCTAAGGCTTGAGCAGGCTGGTTTTGGCCGGGTGGAATTGAGCTATTACAACAGTATAAATGCTAGGAAGTATTTACAGAACTATGGCAATGATGGTTATAACATCAAAGAAAAGGATGGATATATTGTTCTCTGCTGGAACAGGTGTCCCTTATTTTCCATTTCAGCTTGGCAGTTCGGGAGACAAAAATGA